In the genome of Xanthomonas translucens pv. cerealis, one region contains:
- a CDS encoding Ig-like domain-containing protein yields MRLPAGSVAAAWRRPRAAAALFAVVLGAACAAVAASAVASADGEALQASNAALGYPHFKGTPTPIPDSGVAFAPGGHLQRVFAADLAAGAGTAPGKDFWIDRMLARSGTGGGFDDDNNWLFSRGRAAYMYTHQPQQPGFVGDVAYAHKTGHDALFRLQAEIDGKPLHLVEDSAQRRQTPSYFISVYTDAGTGVRLRLVKFISEQNVAVSEATLSSSDGVARTLTLRAISPMATHADGAELTGAFATHNAITTVFPRLSGDGFAVDGGSIARCVAVPARGEAATLKVQLGLVTRELPESLQEYRHIAAQSPQQAYREHVVAYNRWWADNLPYLDTPEDNIDKTLFYRWWLLRFNFLDAAVPGNDYQFPVAIEGVLGYDNAIVLTTGMFIDDLKYLRDPSYAYGSWLGAGETAGGGKYVDNPGAPENWSNSYAQYLSAAAWRAYQLHGGPPAVAAQLARYASADVDALLRAYDRNGNGLIEYDWAAMTGNDADAVSFDWAKQHGQIRMDRSESAYVYANALAAAQAAQLAGDAATALRMQALAAKIRRAVLAVLWQDHSASADGMGLHGDLLKQRQADGARLPVDWKETNNYYPFSVGLMPRQGDADYDPKYVRALRLFADARQYPIFPFYTANQADRQARGGGSNNFSVINSTVAFRLLGSALRDYPSAYLDAGSYRKLLYWNAWAHYIDGDNRYPDQNEFWAQGSAADGGSIGYRSWIHHTQLGATNFTVIEDAMGLRPRSDARIELSPIDIGWDHFAVDAIRYRDRDLAIVWDRDGRHYRGAVPKGYSLYLDGTLAFTVDRLAHVLYDPASGRVQALPDAVNADAARLRVVGSKAIALQTPAQVRFAADARITAMLADAGVDTTLPATARNLAQGATVSASDAADGFPATAAVDGSTANEPFWGTAGSPSRSDWIELDLGRPQTLDDVRLYFYRSSSPPGEQHGFPSGTRAGYAPPWLYVLQYFDGAAWKTVPGQVRDAPIAQGNRNRVRFPALRVQRLRVLVTHAGALRTGIKEIQAYASGARVPAAKPNQAPQVEAWQQDGVGGGALRVVGRVGDDALPNGSLALQWRVLQAPPGGAAIFEEPQAASSSVRFTAPGAYTLRLQADDGALQGHADVAVIAAPMPVGQGLEVQGDAEASAQVTAGHHRLQALNDGLLPTPGQVPAADRRWGSWGRAQPASVWVQYQWRQAQRLNGAALYFWDDQPDGGVAPPRAWKLQYRDGEQWRDIAVRGGYPLAARGEASRVAFAPVSTSALRVVLDTAVQGNGHAAVGIDEWQVFAERADTTEPIDVRVAPGETPALPQRIAGYFADGSWAWLGVRWPQLDASALASEGRVQVQGLADGGVPVSASIWVRATAPGQINTVQAPPPLHVRAGQVPVLPAFVSVQYNDGSRERVPVQWPPLAPAAYAVPGTSSLVGSVQGRGGSGQLPVRLQIVVDAAVAP; encoded by the coding sequence TTGAGGTTGCCGGCAGGCAGCGTGGCCGCGGCATGGCGGCGGCCGCGCGCCGCCGCCGCGTTGTTCGCGGTGGTGCTGGGCGCGGCGTGCGCTGCGGTGGCGGCCAGCGCCGTCGCCTCTGCCGATGGCGAAGCCTTGCAGGCCAGCAACGCCGCGCTCGGCTATCCGCATTTCAAGGGCACGCCGACACCGATTCCGGACAGCGGCGTGGCCTTCGCGCCGGGCGGGCATCTGCAGCGGGTGTTCGCCGCCGATCTGGCGGCCGGCGCCGGCACCGCGCCGGGCAAGGATTTCTGGATCGACCGCATGCTCGCGCGCAGCGGCACCGGCGGCGGCTTCGACGACGACAACAACTGGCTGTTCAGCCGCGGCCGCGCTGCGTACATGTACACCCACCAGCCGCAACAGCCCGGCTTCGTCGGCGATGTCGCCTATGCGCACAAGACCGGCCACGATGCGCTGTTCCGGTTGCAGGCGGAGATCGACGGCAAGCCGTTGCACCTTGTCGAGGACAGCGCGCAGCGGCGGCAGACGCCGAGCTACTTCATCAGCGTCTACACCGATGCCGGCACCGGCGTGCGGCTGCGCCTGGTCAAGTTCATCAGCGAGCAGAACGTGGCCGTGTCCGAGGCCACGCTGTCCAGCAGCGACGGCGTGGCGCGTACGCTGACTCTGCGCGCGATCTCGCCGATGGCCACGCATGCCGACGGCGCCGAACTCACCGGTGCGTTTGCCACCCACAATGCGATCACCACGGTCTTCCCGCGCCTGTCCGGCGACGGCTTTGCGGTCGATGGCGGTTCCATCGCGCGCTGCGTGGCAGTGCCGGCGCGCGGCGAGGCGGCCACGCTGAAGGTACAGCTCGGGCTGGTCACCCGCGAGCTGCCAGAATCGCTGCAGGAGTACCGGCACATCGCCGCGCAGTCGCCGCAGCAGGCCTACCGCGAGCACGTCGTCGCCTACAACCGCTGGTGGGCCGACAACCTGCCGTACCTGGACACGCCCGAGGACAACATCGACAAGACGTTGTTCTACCGCTGGTGGCTGCTGCGCTTCAATTTCCTCGACGCCGCGGTGCCCGGCAACGACTACCAGTTCCCGGTGGCGATCGAAGGCGTGCTCGGCTACGACAACGCGATCGTGCTGACCACCGGCATGTTCATCGACGACCTCAAGTACCTGCGCGATCCCAGCTACGCCTACGGCTCGTGGCTGGGTGCCGGCGAGACCGCCGGCGGCGGCAAGTACGTGGACAATCCCGGCGCGCCGGAGAACTGGTCCAATTCCTACGCCCAATACCTCAGCGCCGCTGCCTGGCGCGCCTACCAGCTGCACGGCGGACCGCCGGCGGTGGCGGCGCAGCTGGCGCGCTACGCCAGCGCCGATGTGGATGCGTTGCTGCGCGCCTACGACCGCAACGGCAACGGCCTGATCGAATACGACTGGGCGGCGATGACCGGCAACGACGCCGATGCGGTGTCCTTCGACTGGGCCAAACAGCACGGCCAGATCCGCATGGACCGCAGCGAGAGCGCCTATGTCTACGCCAACGCGCTGGCCGCGGCGCAGGCCGCGCAGCTCGCCGGCGATGCGGCCACTGCGCTGCGCATGCAGGCGCTGGCGGCGAAGATCCGCCGCGCCGTACTCGCCGTGCTGTGGCAGGACCACAGCGCGAGCGCCGACGGCATGGGCCTGCACGGCGACCTGCTCAAGCAGCGCCAGGCCGATGGCGCGCGGCTGCCGGTGGACTGGAAGGAGACCAACAACTACTACCCGTTCAGCGTCGGCCTGATGCCCAGGCAGGGCGATGCCGACTACGACCCGAAATACGTGCGCGCACTGCGCCTGTTCGCCGACGCGCGGCAGTACCCGATCTTCCCGTTCTATACCGCCAACCAGGCCGACCGGCAGGCGCGCGGCGGCGGCAGCAACAACTTCTCGGTAATCAACTCCACCGTCGCCTTCCGCCTGCTCGGCAGCGCGCTGCGCGACTATCCCAGTGCGTACCTGGACGCGGGCAGCTACCGCAAGCTGCTGTACTGGAACGCCTGGGCGCACTACATCGATGGCGACAATCGCTACCCGGACCAGAACGAGTTCTGGGCGCAGGGCAGTGCCGCCGACGGCGGCAGCATCGGCTACCGCTCGTGGATCCACCACACCCAACTCGGTGCGACCAACTTCACCGTGATCGAGGACGCGATGGGCCTGCGTCCGCGCAGCGATGCCAGGATCGAGCTGTCTCCGATCGATATCGGCTGGGATCACTTCGCCGTCGACGCAATACGCTATCGCGACCGCGACCTTGCCATCGTCTGGGACCGCGACGGTCGCCACTACCGCGGCGCGGTGCCCAAGGGTTATTCGCTGTATCTGGACGGGACGCTGGCGTTCACCGTCGATCGCCTGGCGCATGTGCTCTACGACCCGGCCAGCGGTCGCGTGCAGGCGCTGCCGGATGCGGTCAATGCGGATGCCGCGCGGCTGCGTGTGGTCGGTTCGAAGGCCATCGCCCTGCAGACGCCGGCGCAGGTGCGTTTCGCTGCCGATGCGCGCATCACCGCCATGCTGGCCGACGCCGGCGTGGACACCACGCTGCCGGCAACCGCGCGCAACCTCGCGCAAGGCGCGACGGTGAGCGCCAGCGATGCCGCCGACGGTTTCCCTGCCACCGCGGCGGTGGACGGCAGCACCGCCAACGAGCCGTTCTGGGGTACGGCCGGGTCGCCGTCGCGCAGCGACTGGATCGAACTCGACCTGGGCCGGCCACAGACGCTGGACGACGTGCGCCTGTACTTCTACCGCAGTTCCTCGCCGCCCGGCGAACAGCACGGTTTTCCTTCCGGCACCCGCGCCGGCTACGCGCCGCCGTGGCTGTACGTGCTGCAGTATTTCGACGGCGCCGCCTGGAAGACCGTGCCCGGCCAGGTGCGCGATGCGCCGATCGCGCAGGGCAATCGCAACCGTGTGCGTTTCCCGGCGTTGCGCGTGCAACGGCTGCGCGTGCTGGTGACGCATGCCGGCGCGCTGCGCACCGGGATCAAGGAAATCCAGGCCTATGCCAGCGGCGCACGGGTGCCGGCGGCGAAGCCCAATCAGGCGCCGCAGGTCGAGGCATGGCAGCAGGATGGCGTCGGCGGCGGCGCACTGCGTGTCGTTGGCCGCGTCGGCGACGACGCGCTGCCGAACGGCAGCTTGGCGCTGCAGTGGCGCGTGCTGCAGGCGCCGCCGGGCGGCGCGGCGATCTTCGAGGAACCGCAGGCGGCCAGCAGCAGCGTGCGCTTCACCGCGCCCGGTGCCTACACGCTGCGCTTGCAGGCCGACGATGGCGCGTTGCAAGGCCATGCCGACGTGGCCGTGATCGCCGCGCCGATGCCGGTGGGGCAGGGCCTGGAAGTGCAGGGCGACGCCGAGGCCAGCGCGCAGGTCACCGCCGGCCATCACCGGCTGCAGGCGCTCAACGACGGGCTGCTGCCGACGCCTGGCCAGGTGCCGGCTGCGGACCGGCGCTGGGGCAGCTGGGGCCGCGCGCAACCGGCCTCGGTCTGGGTGCAGTACCAATGGCGGCAAGCGCAGCGCCTGAATGGTGCCGCGCTGTATTTCTGGGACGACCAGCCCGATGGCGGCGTTGCGCCGCCGCGTGCGTGGAAGCTGCAATACCGCGACGGCGAGCAGTGGCGCGATATCGCGGTACGCGGCGGCTATCCGCTCGCCGCGCGCGGCGAAGCGAGTCGCGTGGCGTTCGCGCCGGTGAGCACCAGCGCATTGCGTGTGGTGCTGGATACCGCGGTGCAGGGCAACGGCCATGCCGCGGTCGGCATCGACGAATGGCAGGTGTTCGCCGAGCGCGCCGACACGACCGAGCCGATCGACGTGCGGGTGGCGCCGGGCGAGACGCCGGCCTTACCGCAGCGCATCGCCGGTTATTTCGCCGACGGCAGCTGGGCGTGGCTGGGCGTGCGCTGGCCGCAACTGGATGCCTCCGCGCTGGCCAGCGAAGGCCGCGTACAGGTGCAGGGCCTGGCCGATGGTGGCGTGCCGGTCAGCGCCAGCATCTGGGTGCGCGCCACCGCGCCGGGCCAGATCAACACGGTGCAGGCGCCACCGCCGCTGCACGTGCGCGCCGGGCAGGTGCCGGTACTGCCGGCATTCGTTAGCGTGCAGTACAACGACGGCTCGCGCGAACGCGTGCCGGTGCAGTGGCCGCCGTTGGCGCCGGCCGCGTATGCGGTGCCTGGCACGTCCAGCCTCGTCGGCAGCGTGCAGGGGCGCGGCGGCAGCGGACAGTTGCCGGTGCGGCTGCAGATCGTGGTCGATGCGGCGGTGGCGCCATGA
- a CDS encoding TonB-dependent receptor domain-containing protein, protein MTSLSERAALLFPSAWRRAQRPGPLEAAICTALTLAATAPAALAQDASADNAAATTLEKVTVTGSHLRRVDAETASPVITIDRQRIQDSGQDTLGQLLQQLPAMAGNMPNISLNSGFSHGRALVSLRNLGAERTLVLVNGHRMAGPASSVSAAPGVDINAIPAAMVERIEVLTDGASSVYGSDAIAGVVNIILKDKYNGAAATVDYGQSTHGDGNRRSVGVEWGKTWERGGLILGLSRSSMNALYDDDRSYSKTALDYLDGQVVQRRGTDTRAFLNDGRVLTPDSGLAPGAVDAGDFRTYNAATDGYDGYFGQYLITPVQRSNFSAHASFDFTPNVQGYLDMFWTRSETTSQLTAYGMELPNVAQNYYNPFGSQLSRYLLRSVAANTRVYTSTMYQTNIVAGLRGKFADSSWQWDAAAGYARYKDTLVRNGFSIGSALNNAVGASFLDSDGVVKCGTPGNAIAGCTPINVFNPDDPATIAGIKATQSAVDLIDQSTMKFAEASVNGDLFAMPAGMVQAAFGLSFRKNGFAQGTSNPVAAADAEGNCDYNDGCIMNQGHEETIKEAYAEMLIPLLKDVPGAQALNLNLGTRYSRYDYWGNTTNSKVALEWRPIDNLLIRATGSQVFRAPALGDLYGSPYNTVVDASGNYTDPCKGYTGGGNAAACANVPTNGSFVNTSSFNVLTTGSANAGFAIKPEQGRSYNVGAVYDPGWADGLSLNLDSWRVTLDDMINNSGLDQVLQNCYDGQSAYCPLIQRNASGQLVSVTVPFAINSGKVDIRGDDIGIKYALRDTAWGSFQTGVDATFLSSYRFSGDGHNYVGEMSSYGNMPRWRASFNLDWDNGPWHASWNTRLLGPTTVGSAYEDFCGNTAADGSCVYFKVGTVTYHDVSLSRKFESLHTTLSAGANNVGNRKPPQYYSYASAANTDAFTYDTLGRYFWARLRTEF, encoded by the coding sequence ATGACGTCTTTGTCCGAACGCGCTGCGCTTCTGTTTCCGTCTGCATGGCGCCGCGCGCAGCGGCCTGGTCCGCTGGAAGCGGCGATCTGCACCGCACTGACGCTGGCCGCGACCGCACCGGCCGCGCTGGCGCAGGACGCCAGTGCCGACAACGCCGCCGCCACCACGCTGGAAAAGGTCACCGTGACCGGCAGCCATCTCCGCCGCGTCGATGCGGAGACCGCCAGCCCGGTGATCACCATCGACCGGCAACGGATCCAGGACAGCGGCCAGGACACGCTCGGCCAGCTGCTGCAGCAACTGCCGGCGATGGCCGGCAACATGCCCAACATCTCGCTCAATTCCGGCTTCAGCCACGGCCGCGCGCTGGTCTCGCTGCGCAATCTCGGCGCCGAGCGCACCCTGGTGCTGGTCAACGGCCACCGCATGGCCGGCCCGGCCAGCAGCGTCTCCGCCGCGCCCGGCGTGGACATCAACGCGATCCCGGCGGCGATGGTGGAGCGGATCGAGGTGCTGACCGACGGCGCGTCCTCGGTGTACGGCTCCGATGCCATCGCCGGCGTGGTCAACATCATCCTCAAGGACAAGTACAACGGCGCCGCCGCGACCGTCGACTACGGCCAGAGCACGCACGGCGACGGCAACCGCCGTTCGGTGGGTGTGGAGTGGGGCAAGACCTGGGAGCGCGGCGGGCTGATCCTGGGCCTGAGCCGCAGCTCGATGAACGCGCTGTACGACGATGACCGCAGCTATTCCAAGACCGCGCTGGACTATCTCGACGGCCAGGTGGTGCAACGTCGCGGCACCGACACCCGTGCCTTCCTCAACGATGGCCGCGTGTTGACCCCGGACAGCGGCCTGGCGCCAGGCGCGGTCGATGCCGGCGATTTCCGCACCTACAACGCGGCCACCGACGGCTATGACGGCTATTTCGGCCAATACCTGATCACCCCGGTGCAGCGCAGCAACTTCTCCGCCCACGCCAGCTTCGACTTCACCCCGAACGTGCAGGGTTACCTGGACATGTTCTGGACCCGCAGCGAGACCACCTCGCAGCTGACCGCCTACGGCATGGAGCTGCCCAACGTTGCGCAGAACTACTACAACCCGTTCGGCAGCCAGCTGTCGCGTTACCTGCTGCGTTCGGTGGCGGCCAACACCCGCGTCTACACCTCGACCATGTACCAGACCAACATCGTGGCCGGGCTGCGCGGCAAGTTCGCCGACAGCAGCTGGCAATGGGACGCGGCGGCCGGCTATGCGCGTTACAAGGACACGCTGGTGCGCAACGGCTTTTCGATCGGCTCGGCGCTGAACAACGCGGTCGGCGCCTCGTTCCTGGACAGCGACGGCGTGGTCAAGTGCGGCACGCCAGGCAACGCGATCGCCGGCTGTACCCCGATCAACGTGTTCAATCCCGACGATCCGGCGACCATCGCCGGGATCAAGGCCACCCAGAGCGCGGTCGACCTGATCGACCAGAGCACGATGAAGTTCGCCGAGGCCAGCGTCAACGGCGACCTGTTCGCGATGCCGGCGGGGATGGTGCAGGCCGCGTTCGGGCTGTCGTTCCGCAAGAACGGGTTCGCGCAGGGCACCAGCAACCCGGTCGCCGCCGCCGATGCCGAAGGCAACTGCGACTACAACGACGGCTGCATCATGAACCAGGGCCACGAGGAGACGATCAAGGAAGCCTACGCCGAAATGCTGATTCCGCTACTCAAGGACGTGCCCGGCGCGCAGGCGCTGAACCTCAACCTGGGCACGCGCTATTCCAGGTACGACTACTGGGGCAACACCACCAACAGCAAGGTCGCGCTGGAATGGCGCCCGATCGACAACCTGCTGATCCGCGCCACCGGCTCGCAGGTGTTCCGCGCGCCGGCGCTGGGCGACCTGTACGGCTCGCCGTACAACACGGTGGTCGATGCCAGCGGCAACTACACCGACCCGTGCAAGGGCTACACCGGCGGCGGCAACGCCGCGGCCTGCGCCAACGTGCCGACCAACGGCAGCTTCGTCAACACCTCCTCGTTCAACGTGCTGACCACCGGCTCGGCCAATGCCGGCTTCGCGATCAAGCCCGAGCAGGGCCGGTCCTACAACGTCGGCGCGGTCTACGATCCGGGCTGGGCGGACGGCTTGTCCCTGAACCTGGACAGCTGGCGGGTCACGCTCGACGACATGATCAACAACTCCGGCCTGGACCAGGTGCTGCAGAACTGCTACGACGGCCAGAGCGCGTACTGTCCGTTGATCCAGCGCAACGCCAGCGGGCAACTGGTCAGCGTGACCGTGCCGTTCGCGATCAACAGCGGCAAGGTCGATATCCGCGGCGACGACATCGGCATCAAGTACGCGTTGCGCGACACCGCCTGGGGCAGCTTCCAGACCGGCGTGGATGCCACGTTCCTGTCCAGCTACAGGTTCAGCGGCGACGGCCACAACTACGTCGGCGAGATGTCCAGCTACGGCAACATGCCGCGCTGGCGCGCCAGCTTCAATCTGGACTGGGACAACGGGCCGTGGCACGCCAGCTGGAACACGCGCCTGCTCGGCCCGACCACGGTCGGCAGCGCCTACGAGGACTTTTGCGGGAACACCGCCGCCGACGGCAGCTGCGTCTACTTCAAGGTCGGTACGGTCACCTACCACGATGTCTCGCTGAGCCGGAAATTCGAAAGCTTGCACACCACGCTGTCGGCCGGCGCCAACAACGTCGGCAACCGCAAGCCGCCGCAGTACTACAGCTATGCGAGCGCGGCCAATACCGACGCGTTCACCTACGACACGCTGGGACGCTACTTCTGGGCCAGGCTCAGGACCGAATTTTGA
- a CDS encoding S9 family peptidase: protein MKTDRNRLRLAALGAVLLVAAALAPCALAAPSADDYQRAQALSRRYEALVDRQPSQPLWLDAGHFLYRRRLARAGAAPAIEYRRVTVDGGRNEPAFDHARLAAAMSAASGKPVDASTLQLHAVELDAHQLAFERAGVRWQCALPKYSCTRTEMGALPPDSYDLSIPLKQGQAYAQASPDGKWRAWIEAGNVVVAPVAGGAPVALSRDGSAAAYYAVDSFAWSPDSTRLVAYRVTPAPLRTVHYIESAPPDQLQPKLHQQIYAKPGDPLPMLQPVLFDLASRQAQAVPTALFPNAFALGWPQWRRDGSGFTFEYNERGHQRYRVIEADGRSAQARTLIEETSPTFIEYSDLSGNHEDGGKRYRHDFADGARTLWASERDGWEQLYLYDTRRGDAPRQVTRGEWVVRKVERVDEAAQQIYFTASGMNPGEDPYYRHAYRIGVDGRGLTALTPAQADHEVVLSPDGRWLLDLYSRVDLGPVLELRRSDDGALVQQVERTDLSRLRAAGWVPPLPFHAPGRDGKTEIWGVIHRPQAQVDGQRYRVVENIYAGPHGSFVPKTFSARVPALTALGFAVAQIDGMGTNNRSRAFHDVAWRNLKDAGFPDRIAWHRAVAAQYPWYAIEQGVGIYGTSAGGQSALGALLFHPEFYIAAVANSGCHDNRMDKIWWNEQWMGWPVGPWYSASSNVDNAWRLQGHLLLVTGDMDHNVDPASTFQVADRLIKAGKDFDLLVVPGGDHDAGGDYGQRRLADFFVRWLQQAPTPDWNGAPSTLHAGT, encoded by the coding sequence ATGAAAACGGATCGGAACCGGCTGCGCCTCGCGGCGCTGGGCGCAGTGTTGCTCGTCGCGGCGGCGCTGGCGCCATGCGCGCTGGCCGCGCCGAGCGCGGACGACTACCAGCGTGCGCAGGCGCTGAGCCGGCGCTACGAGGCGCTGGTCGATCGCCAGCCGTCGCAGCCGCTGTGGCTGGATGCCGGGCATTTTCTTTACCGGCGCAGGCTGGCACGCGCCGGCGCCGCGCCGGCGATCGAGTACCGGCGGGTGACGGTGGACGGCGGCCGCAACGAGCCTGCCTTCGACCACGCGCGGCTGGCGGCGGCGATGTCCGCGGCCAGCGGCAAGCCGGTTGATGCGAGCACATTGCAACTGCACGCAGTGGAGCTGGATGCGCACCAGCTCGCCTTCGAGCGCGCTGGGGTGCGCTGGCAGTGCGCGCTGCCGAAGTACAGTTGCACGCGCACCGAGATGGGCGCGTTGCCGCCCGATTCCTACGACCTGAGCATTCCGCTGAAGCAGGGCCAGGCGTATGCGCAGGCGTCGCCGGACGGCAAGTGGCGCGCCTGGATCGAGGCCGGCAACGTGGTGGTCGCGCCGGTCGCCGGTGGTGCGCCGGTCGCGCTCAGTCGCGACGGTAGCGCCGCCGCGTACTACGCGGTGGACAGTTTCGCCTGGTCGCCGGACTCGACCCGGTTGGTCGCCTACCGGGTCACGCCGGCGCCGCTGCGCACGGTGCACTACATCGAGTCGGCGCCGCCGGACCAACTGCAGCCCAAGCTGCACCAGCAGATCTATGCCAAGCCCGGCGATCCGCTGCCCATGCTGCAGCCGGTGCTGTTCGACCTGGCCTCGCGGCAGGCGCAGGCGGTGCCGACGGCGCTGTTCCCGAATGCGTTCGCGCTGGGTTGGCCGCAGTGGCGCCGTGACGGCAGCGGCTTCACATTCGAATACAACGAGCGCGGCCACCAGCGCTACCGGGTCATCGAAGCGGACGGGCGCAGCGCGCAGGCACGCACCCTGATCGAGGAAACCTCGCCGACCTTCATCGAATATTCCGATCTCAGCGGCAACCACGAGGACGGCGGCAAACGCTATCGCCACGATTTCGCCGATGGCGCGCGCACCCTGTGGGCGTCCGAACGCGACGGCTGGGAGCAGCTATACCTGTACGACACGCGCCGCGGCGATGCCCCGCGCCAGGTCACGCGTGGCGAGTGGGTAGTGCGTAAGGTCGAGCGCGTCGACGAGGCCGCGCAGCAGATCTACTTCACCGCCTCTGGCATGAACCCGGGCGAAGATCCCTACTACCGTCACGCCTATCGCATCGGCGTGGACGGCCGCGGGCTGACCGCGCTGACTCCGGCGCAGGCCGACCACGAGGTGGTGCTGTCGCCCGATGGACGCTGGCTGCTCGATTTGTATTCGCGGGTGGATCTTGGACCGGTGCTGGAACTGCGCCGCAGCGACGACGGCGCGCTGGTGCAGCAAGTCGAGCGCACCGACCTGAGCCGCTTGCGCGCCGCCGGCTGGGTGCCGCCGCTGCCGTTTCATGCGCCGGGCCGCGACGGCAAGACCGAGATATGGGGCGTGATCCATCGTCCGCAGGCACAGGTGGACGGGCAGCGCTACCGCGTGGTCGAAAACATCTACGCCGGGCCGCACGGCTCGTTCGTGCCCAAGACCTTCAGTGCGCGCGTGCCGGCGCTGACCGCGCTCGGCTTCGCCGTGGCGCAGATCGACGGCATGGGCACCAACAACCGCTCGCGCGCGTTCCACGACGTGGCCTGGCGCAATCTCAAGGACGCCGGTTTCCCCGATCGCATCGCCTGGCACCGCGCCGTGGCGGCGCAGTATCCGTGGTATGCGATCGAGCAGGGCGTGGGCATCTACGGTACCTCCGCCGGCGGCCAGAGCGCGCTTGGCGCGTTGCTGTTCCATCCCGAGTTCTACATCGCTGCGGTGGCCAATTCCGGCTGCCACGACAACCGCATGGACAAGATCTGGTGGAACGAGCAATGGATGGGCTGGCCGGTTGGGCCGTGGTATTCGGCCTCGTCCAATGTCGACAACGCCTGGCGCCTGCAAGGGCATCTGCTGCTGGTGACCGGTGACATGGACCACAACGTCGATCCGGCCAGCACCTTCCAGGTCGCCGATCGGCTGATCAAGGCCGGCAAGGATTTCGATCTGCTGGTGGTGCCGGGCGGCGACCATGACGCCGGCGGCGACTACGGCCAGCGCCGGCTGGCGGACTTCTTCGTGCGTTGGCTGCAGCAGGCGCCGACGCCGGACTGGAATGGCGCGCCCTCCACGCTGCACGCCGGGACATGA
- a CDS encoding family 43 glycosylhydrolase yields the protein MSLRRVMQPAARVGAGLLLALALAAAHAGPLLVRSVHSAGNPILADGRDYSADPAPLVADGKLYIIAGRDEAPPDLNDFVIQRWQLLVTDDVGSGTWTHYPSLLRPEQVFAWAAAGRAYAAQIVQGPDRRYYLYAPVEEKHSSNADPFAIGVAVADSPLGPWRDAHPQGPILSQSLPVRNTIQNIDPTVLVDDDGRVYLYWGTFAKLFGIELQRDMVTPKGAAVAVTTLDGYFEAPWLFKRNGTYYMAYAGNRAGPDSDCTPTLYHACIAYGTAPSPLGPWTYRGVILPPVSSTTSHPGIVQFKGQWYLVYHTADAKGGGHFRRSVAIDRMDWDETQQPARIRPVHATRAPQPPVPLQRNVARYAHASASNGPDIPHQYWIAALNDGVVKRNPLPPQMWGSWTAHNPPQQWIQYSWAQPVTLQRSRIVFWADHPPGANQGVAPPARWHLQYRKDGQWLPLAEATRGAVAGRVQTLRFAPVTTRCVRAVFDASGGDSGYAALAVQEWELWATRAQRLVQAGAADAQRCDTR from the coding sequence ATGAGCTTGCGCCGTGTCATGCAACCTGCCGCGCGCGTCGGCGCCGGCCTGCTGTTGGCGCTCGCCCTTGCCGCAGCGCACGCTGGGCCGCTGCTTGTGCGCAGCGTGCACAGCGCCGGCAATCCGATCCTGGCCGACGGCCGCGACTATTCCGCCGATCCGGCGCCGCTGGTCGCCGACGGCAAGCTATACATCATCGCCGGCCGCGACGAAGCGCCGCCCGACCTCAACGACTTCGTGATCCAGCGCTGGCAACTGCTGGTGACCGACGATGTCGGCAGCGGCACCTGGACCCACTATCCGTCGCTGCTGCGTCCGGAACAGGTCTTCGCCTGGGCCGCCGCGGGCCGCGCCTATGCCGCGCAGATCGTGCAGGGGCCTGATCGCCGCTATTACCTGTATGCGCCGGTGGAGGAAAAGCACTCGTCCAACGCCGATCCGTTCGCGATCGGCGTGGCGGTCGCCGACAGCCCGCTGGGGCCGTGGCGCGATGCGCATCCGCAAGGGCCGATCCTGTCGCAGTCGCTACCGGTCAGGAACACCATCCAGAACATCGACCCGACCGTGCTGGTCGACGACGACGGCCGCGTGTATCTGTACTGGGGCACCTTCGCCAAGCTGTTCGGCATCGAACTGCAACGCGACATGGTCACGCCCAAGGGCGCGGCGGTGGCGGTGACCACGCTGGACGGCTATTTCGAAGCGCCATGGCTGTTCAAGCGCAACGGCACCTACTACATGGCCTATGCCGGCAACCGTGCCGGGCCGGATTCCGACTGCACGCCGACGCTGTACCACGCCTGCATCGCCTACGGCACTGCGCCGTCACCGCTGGGGCCGTGGACCTACCGCGGGGTGATCCTGCCGCCGGTGTCCTCCACCACCTCGCATCCGGGCATCGTGCAGTTCAAGGGCCAGTGGTATCTGGTCTACCACACCGCCGATGCCAAGGGCGGCGGCCATTTCCGCCGCAGCGTGGCGATCGACCGGATGGACTGGGACGAGACGCAGCAGCCGGCGCGGATCCGTCCGGTGCATGCCACCCGTGCGCCGCAGCCGCCGGTGCCGCTGCAGCGCAACGTCGCCCGCTACGCCCATGCCAGCGCCTCCAACGGCCCGGACATCCCGCATCAATACTGGATCGCCGCGCTCAACGACGGCGTGGTCAAGCGCAATCCGCTGCCGCCACAGATGTGGGGCAGTTGGACCGCGCACAATCCGCCGCAGCAGTGGATCCAGTACAGCTGGGCGCAGCCGGTGACGCTGCAGCGCAGCCGCATCGTGTTCTGGGCCGACCATCCGCCCGGCGCGAACCAAGGCGTGGCGCCGCCGGCGCGCTGGCATCTGCAATACCGCAAGGACGGGCAGTGGCTGCCGCTGGCGGAGGCGACGCGCGGCGCGGTTGCCGGCCGCGTGCAGACGTTGCGTTTCGCGCCGGTGACCACGCGCTGTGTGCGCGCGGTGTTCGATGCCTCCGGCGGCGACAGTGGCTATGCCGCGCTGGCGGTGCAGGAATGGGAACTGTGGGCCACGCGCGCGCAGCGCCTGGTTCAGGCCGGTGCTGCGGATGCGCAGCGCTGCGACACACGGTGA